The following are encoded together in the Nocardia sp. XZ_19_385 genome:
- a CDS encoding HEXXH motif-containing putative peptide modification protein codes for MPEPRAPNSPAFLTISDECLDSFATLNDAPGSAELLERAQLSRNLAFLAGVLGAGAADRLARDGFALLVDVQRHDPALARKVLSHPRFGAWAAACATGSGPETEVAHLASFAAAAAVSARMEFGLDVPVVGDSVVLPGLGCWSGSNSGTARIRTSGGVPAVAGWRWTPLRKLTARTAHDQVEVEFDDLPATPSAWPDVAPVARWHPWDSTEFEVWQEHFAVALPRLMTVVPELAEPVRRGLRSILPRPRVPGAYVSSTLVDAFGSAAMVLPPDAASTAVGLLHEFQHSKLGVLLELRPLIAVDGPADLPSPWRAEPRPASALLHGVYAHCAVARFLLRDVHRQGLPPRPEGRGFSAQTVAACETLLDSGRLTRSGRRFVRLLRKVTVHDANSIGGHTI; via the coding sequence ATGCCGGAGCCTCGTGCGCCGAATTCCCCTGCCTTCCTGACCATTTCGGACGAATGCCTGGACTCGTTCGCCACCTTGAACGACGCACCGGGCAGTGCGGAACTACTCGAGCGTGCCCAGCTCAGCCGCAACCTCGCCTTCCTCGCGGGGGTCCTGGGCGCTGGCGCGGCGGATCGACTGGCGCGGGATGGTTTCGCGCTGCTGGTCGATGTGCAGCGCCACGACCCCGCGCTGGCCCGGAAGGTGCTGTCGCATCCGAGGTTCGGAGCCTGGGCGGCCGCCTGCGCGACCGGATCCGGGCCGGAAACGGAGGTGGCGCACCTGGCGTCGTTCGCGGCGGCGGCCGCGGTCTCCGCACGGATGGAATTCGGTCTCGACGTGCCCGTGGTGGGGGATTCCGTCGTGCTGCCCGGGCTGGGCTGCTGGAGCGGGTCCAATTCCGGCACCGCGCGTATCCGCACCAGTGGAGGCGTACCGGCTGTCGCGGGGTGGCGCTGGACACCGCTGCGGAAGTTGACCGCTCGCACCGCGCACGACCAGGTCGAGGTCGAGTTCGACGACCTGCCGGCCACCCCCTCGGCCTGGCCGGATGTCGCGCCGGTCGCGCGCTGGCACCCGTGGGACTCGACGGAATTCGAGGTCTGGCAGGAGCATTTCGCGGTCGCGCTGCCGCGCCTGATGACGGTGGTGCCGGAACTGGCCGAACCGGTGCGGCGCGGATTGCGGTCGATTCTGCCGCGCCCCCGAGTGCCGGGTGCCTATGTGAGCTCCACCCTGGTCGACGCGTTCGGCAGTGCCGCCATGGTGCTGCCACCCGACGCGGCGAGCACCGCGGTGGGTCTGCTGCACGAGTTCCAGCATTCGAAACTGGGTGTGCTGCTGGAGTTGCGGCCGCTCATCGCGGTGGACGGCCCGGCGGATCTGCCCTCGCCGTGGCGGGCCGAGCCGCGCCCGGCCAGCGCACTGCTGCACGGGGTGTACGCGCACTGTGCGGTGGCGCGATTCCTCCTGCGCGACGTGCACCGGCAGGGTTTGCCGCCACGTCCGGAAGGGCGCGGATTCTCGGCCCAGACGGTCGCGGCCTGTGAGACACTGCTGGACTCCGGGCGCCTCACGCGGTCCGGTCGGCGTTTCGTCCGGTTGTTACGCAAAGTCACTGTGCACGATGCCAATTCGATAGGTGGACATACGATCTGA
- a CDS encoding chloride channel protein — translation MPDISLEKEASSRFSRWARWGAAALVVSVAAGLGAAALQFILGVATALLLESAAPELADSAEARQIPLGPLSGHARWALPVLLAAVMAAVVGLSRLARGRALGTDEVIAAARTGELRDLTTRAAAGKLAGTAATLGAGGSGGTEGPVAVVSAALSGAVTRAFRLPATDRSQLVAVAMGVGVGALFQAPLGGALLAGELLRRRGIDWRATVVALPLAFVAFGTFIALHDAEPMFGHATLGALWSPGSFVALAAVGVCGALAARMYVGLFTLAGAARNRVRRFPEAVAALAGALVGIAGIFVPAALGTGYGTVAAQLSATTVAAAPLWLLAVLPLAKIVTTSITLRTGGVGGVFGPAMVIGAAVGALCWRGFVAAGFDPGPVALFTMAGMAATLGPAVRAPAAALLLAAAATGNLVPPVGLVGAVGIALCCSGGVTLFPSQAEGTGLRERLRRAASAARSELSRRSFSSVSVEVSRALRSVMLKLSPQGRGVD, via the coding sequence GTGCCGGACATATCGCTGGAAAAGGAAGCGAGCAGCCGGTTTTCGCGTTGGGCGCGCTGGGGTGCCGCGGCGCTGGTGGTCTCGGTCGCGGCCGGGCTCGGCGCGGCAGCGCTGCAATTCATCCTCGGCGTCGCCACCGCTTTGCTGCTCGAATCGGCGGCGCCCGAACTCGCCGACAGCGCCGAGGCGCGACAGATTCCGCTGGGGCCGCTGTCGGGCCACGCCAGGTGGGCGCTGCCGGTACTCCTCGCCGCGGTCATGGCCGCGGTGGTGGGACTGTCCAGGCTGGCGCGCGGGCGGGCACTGGGCACCGACGAGGTGATCGCGGCGGCGCGCACCGGCGAGCTGCGCGACCTCACCACCCGGGCCGCGGCCGGGAAGCTCGCGGGTACCGCCGCAACCCTGGGAGCCGGTGGCTCGGGCGGCACCGAGGGACCGGTCGCGGTGGTGTCGGCGGCCCTGAGCGGCGCGGTCACCCGGGCTTTTCGGCTCCCGGCGACCGACCGATCGCAACTGGTGGCCGTTGCCATGGGGGTGGGGGTGGGCGCGCTGTTCCAGGCCCCGCTCGGTGGCGCGCTGCTTGCCGGTGAATTGCTTCGACGGCGCGGAATCGACTGGCGGGCAACGGTAGTGGCGCTGCCGCTGGCATTCGTGGCCTTCGGTACCTTCATCGCGTTGCACGACGCCGAACCGATGTTCGGGCACGCCACGCTCGGTGCGCTGTGGTCGCCCGGATCCTTTGTGGCGCTGGCCGCGGTCGGGGTGTGCGGTGCGTTGGCGGCCCGGATGTATGTCGGGCTCTTCACCCTGGCGGGCGCCGCGCGAAATCGGGTGCGCCGCTTTCCCGAAGCGGTCGCTGCGCTGGCGGGAGCGCTGGTGGGGATCGCCGGAATCTTCGTGCCCGCTGCGCTGGGCACCGGCTATGGCACGGTAGCGGCGCAACTGTCGGCAACGACCGTCGCGGCCGCCCCGCTGTGGTTGCTGGCCGTCCTGCCGCTGGCCAAGATCGTGACCACCTCGATCACCTTGCGAACCGGGGGAGTTGGTGGCGTCTTCGGGCCGGCGATGGTGATCGGTGCGGCGGTGGGTGCGCTGTGCTGGCGCGGTTTCGTGGCGGCCGGTTTCGATCCCGGGCCGGTGGCACTGTTCACCATGGCCGGAATGGCCGCGACCCTGGGACCGGCGGTGCGGGCGCCCGCCGCGGCGCTCCTGCTGGCCGCCGCCGCGACCGGAAATCTGGTCCCGCCGGTGGGATTGGTGGGTGCGGTCGGTATCGCCCTGTGTTGTTCAGGCGGGGTGACGCTGTTTCCCAGTCAGGCGGAAGGGACAGGGCTGCGAGAACGCCTGCGCAGGGCCGCAAGCGCGGCCCGGAGCGAATTGTCCAGGCGGAGCTTCTCATCGGTATCTGTGGAGGTTTCCCGAGCCCTGCGTTCGGTAATGTTGAAGCTGAGCCCGCAAGGGAGGGGGGTCGATTGA
- a CDS encoding SAV_2336 N-terminal domain-related protein: MGLGEFIDAVHGLDADGELLAEALWLAKHIADQPVPIVPQPDSTETTTPSEQVELPYSGIQSGIGLTPRDPVAAALSGHRDIRTRPGEVLLSAPAPLSSAATLRGELRPLARRLPEPRQRVFDEEATVDRVAHTGVSWPLTRPALLRQRDVALVFDRHPSMAAWSGLAAGVRNIVESAGFRRVDTWYLDESGDGALRISANARAPADRPLSALRDPSGRRVIVLFSSCLGDAWSWGTTAAALSELAQLSPVAVAQPLPNNLWSRTGLVWGRERITPVIAECPSPLRLSVPDDSALLPIPILELAPGWIGPWAQLLSGQRRTAGYPLLRWEKRRSGDRASRRARQDAELGPRPLDRVRRFRAASSPDAFRLAVSLAQVPLRLPIMRLVQQAVLPGSKPSVLAEVLAGGLIEDATTDTVPTYTVPEESRAFSFRPGVEVILREAIPRGEANRVLDEVSRFIARRYDVPATTFQATVSEYSDSDRSSFAYLSPETLRRIAPNLPPPPPDPPSDPEQRRYLELARAAESAAADGDPAAALTAAREALAVIPQGRLERAGLLRLLTELLSARWNTEGDIEVLDEAIAVAKLALRETTSDDSAVTAFSAELGELLLQRYSTAGGADFLIDGVRVLRAAIDGLEPGDPRGAAWGERLGDACVWRCEAAGEPLYGWEAVDLYLDAGRAAPTAERGAVLMLKIARAYLDIADISAYPEPDLEELALDQFRWAAAQATGPWSEEMVDALRETVIRVERTVSAGVFPPAFAVRCASILASVPDAPAEALRILDHVAGTGGMG, encoded by the coding sequence ATGGGGCTTGGCGAATTCATCGACGCCGTGCACGGCTTGGATGCTGACGGTGAACTACTCGCCGAGGCATTGTGGCTGGCCAAACATATCGCCGACCAACCGGTTCCCATTGTCCCGCAGCCGGATTCGACGGAAACAACTACACCGTCGGAACAGGTCGAACTCCCGTATAGTGGGATCCAATCCGGGATAGGGCTGACGCCCAGGGACCCGGTGGCAGCGGCGCTGTCCGGTCATCGCGACATCCGCACCCGCCCGGGGGAGGTCCTGCTTTCCGCCCCGGCACCCTTATCGTCCGCTGCGACGTTGCGCGGAGAGCTGCGACCGTTGGCTCGGCGTCTCCCGGAGCCGCGACAGCGGGTGTTCGACGAGGAGGCGACGGTGGACCGCGTCGCACACACCGGAGTCAGCTGGCCACTCACCAGGCCCGCGCTCCTCCGGCAGCGTGACGTCGCGCTGGTCTTCGATCGGCATCCCTCGATGGCGGCCTGGAGCGGTTTGGCGGCCGGGGTCCGCAATATTGTCGAATCGGCCGGATTCCGCCGCGTGGACACCTGGTATCTGGACGAATCCGGCGATGGGGCCCTGCGTATCTCCGCCAACGCCCGCGCCCCCGCCGACCGGCCACTCAGCGCATTGCGCGATCCTTCCGGGCGCCGGGTGATCGTGCTCTTCAGTTCCTGTCTGGGTGATGCGTGGTCGTGGGGCACCACGGCCGCGGCGTTATCCGAGCTGGCTCAGCTCTCACCGGTCGCGGTGGCGCAACCATTGCCTAACAATCTGTGGAGCCGGACAGGCCTGGTATGGGGGCGGGAACGAATCACTCCGGTGATTGCCGAATGCCCCTCCCCGCTGCGTCTCTCGGTGCCCGACGACAGCGCACTGCTGCCGATTCCGATTCTGGAACTGGCGCCCGGCTGGATCGGCCCCTGGGCACAGTTGCTGTCCGGGCAGCGCCGCACGGCCGGATACCCGCTGCTGCGCTGGGAGAAGCGCCGGTCCGGAGACCGGGCAAGCCGCCGCGCCCGCCAAGATGCCGAACTCGGTCCCCGTCCGCTGGATCGGGTGCGCCGCTTCCGCGCCGCCTCGTCACCGGATGCGTTCCGGCTGGCCGTGAGTCTGGCGCAGGTGCCGCTGCGGCTGCCCATCATGCGGCTGGTGCAGCAGGCGGTGTTGCCGGGCAGTAAGCCGAGCGTGCTGGCCGAGGTGCTCGCGGGCGGCCTGATCGAGGACGCAACGACCGACACGGTGCCGACCTACACGGTGCCCGAGGAAAGTCGCGCGTTCAGCTTCCGCCCGGGCGTGGAAGTGATTCTGCGGGAGGCGATTCCGCGCGGTGAGGCGAACCGGGTGCTGGACGAGGTGTCGCGGTTCATTGCGCGCCGCTACGACGTGCCGGCCACGACGTTCCAGGCAACCGTGTCCGAATACTCCGACAGTGACCGCTCGTCGTTCGCCTACCTGTCCCCGGAGACGCTGCGCCGGATCGCGCCGAATCTGCCGCCCCCACCACCGGATCCGCCCAGCGACCCGGAGCAACGGCGATACCTCGAACTGGCGCGGGCAGCGGAGTCGGCGGCCGCCGACGGCGATCCGGCGGCGGCGCTGACCGCCGCGCGCGAGGCGCTGGCCGTGATCCCACAGGGCCGTCTGGAGCGTGCCGGGCTGCTGCGCCTGCTGACCGAGTTGCTGAGCGCGCGCTGGAATACCGAGGGGGACATCGAGGTGCTGGACGAGGCGATCGCGGTGGCGAAACTGGCGCTGCGGGAGACGACCTCCGACGACAGCGCCGTGACCGCCTTCTCCGCCGAATTGGGTGAGCTACTGCTGCAACGATATTCGACTGCCGGTGGCGCGGACTTCCTGATCGACGGTGTCCGCGTCCTGCGCGCTGCCATCGACGGTCTCGAGCCCGGCGACCCCCGGGGCGCGGCCTGGGGCGAGCGGCTCGGCGACGCGTGCGTCTGGCGCTGTGAGGCCGCCGGGGAGCCGCTGTACGGCTGGGAGGCGGTCGATCTGTACCTGGATGCCGGTCGCGCCGCACCGACCGCGGAGCGCGGGGCGGTCCTGATGCTCAAGATCGCCCGCGCCTACCTCGATATCGCCGACATCTCGGCCTACCCGGAGCCCGATCTCGAAGAATTGGCGCTGGACCAGTTCCGGTGGGCCGCGGCGCAGGCGACCGGTCCGTGGTCCGAGGAAATGGTGGACGCGCTGCGGGAGACGGTCATCCGGGTCGAGCGGACCGTCTCGGCGGGTGTTTTCCCGCCGGCGTTCGCGGTGCGCTGCGCATCGATTCTGGCGTCGGTGCCGGACGCACCCGCCGAGGCGTTGCGCATCCTCGACCATGTCGCTGGTACCGGCGGCATGGGGTAA
- a CDS encoding MoxR family ATPase codes for MTVSNWHVFRGTGEPRPDGWAAVPDPMTARTFTGAPLLPFPEAGPEDSDQIRRKLGVDGIGAHQLRSSDLDVINAALLCRRPLLVTGAPGLGKSALAYAIARELALGPVLHWPITSRSTVRDGLYLYDALRRFEEAHMPGVAASNGAPDLADYLTLGPLGTALLPYGKPRVLLIDEIDKADIDLPNDLLHVFENGEYQIDELRRIRGHRPEVTVFTHEGRERVEVREGTVLCNSFPVVIMTSNGEREFPPAFLRRCLMLRLEKPERSQLERVVAAHLGEDVVEEYGDVIDTFLRRRGELGALPTDRLLIALHVLTQASRTGSATPADRQLLAERLMQPTDSGG; via the coding sequence ATGACGGTGTCGAACTGGCATGTGTTTCGAGGAACGGGCGAACCCCGCCCGGACGGCTGGGCGGCGGTCCCGGACCCGATGACGGCCCGCACCTTCACCGGTGCGCCGCTGCTGCCTTTCCCCGAGGCCGGACCGGAGGACTCGGATCAGATCCGCCGCAAACTCGGCGTCGACGGGATCGGCGCACACCAATTGCGTTCCAGCGACCTCGATGTGATCAACGCGGCGCTGCTGTGCCGGCGCCCGTTGCTCGTGACGGGCGCGCCGGGGCTCGGCAAGTCGGCACTGGCCTACGCCATCGCCCGGGAACTCGCCCTGGGACCTGTGCTGCACTGGCCGATCACCAGCCGCAGCACCGTACGCGACGGTCTCTATCTCTACGACGCGTTGCGCCGCTTCGAGGAAGCGCACATGCCGGGGGTGGCCGCCTCGAACGGGGCGCCGGACCTGGCCGACTATCTGACGCTGGGCCCGCTGGGTACCGCGCTGTTGCCGTACGGCAAGCCCAGAGTGTTGCTGATCGACGAAATCGACAAGGCCGACATCGATCTGCCGAACGATCTGTTGCATGTTTTCGAGAACGGCGAATATCAGATCGACGAGTTGCGCCGGATTCGCGGCCATCGCCCGGAGGTCACGGTGTTCACCCACGAAGGCCGGGAACGGGTCGAGGTGCGGGAAGGCACCGTGCTCTGCAACAGTTTTCCGGTCGTGATCATGACCAGCAACGGCGAACGCGAGTTCCCGCCGGCATTCCTGCGCCGATGTTTGATGCTGCGCCTGGAGAAACCGGAACGGTCCCAACTGGAACGGGTGGTGGCGGCCCATCTGGGCGAGGACGTGGTCGAGGAGTACGGCGACGTGATCGACACCTTCCTGCGCCGGCGCGGCGAATTGGGCGCGTTGCCCACCGACCGGTTACTGATCGCACTGCATGTGCTCACCCAGGCGAGCCGGACCGGCAGCGCTACCCCAGCGGATCGGCAGTTGCTGGCCGAACGCCTCATGCAGCCCACCGACTCCGGTGGGTGA
- a CDS encoding serine protease has product MPDSGIDGFLLDATAIVYEDARATRAIGTAFRVAPEYVVTAGHVADAVDTRCFLGFGADLDAASARVVARFSGPRSGRGDWSFDDLAVLRLEEPDRVAAPCVLLAEPVMTLGDELIACAMNGIFQEEFLEIYRAPEARAPGEPHAGYRVRHVHEGGWFTIDGHRAVVPGMSGGPVYSVRHGGVAGFMKGSENRDATGGVVVLLLDGLRRLCDRELYEDLVVSHDAYHRPGGDSSWSDHLTGRDAVVRRWLVRILGVLARLPRGQAQDVPPGLVDLLFRDFLPPPADRFVVLRDLAEYLGTQSTNPAYDLARFCVLTAQNIAPQPDSGIAEELCTLAEQMLPPRQRAGFRHQFPCAGAVQPATTTVFGVIRAEEVPWVGAEPPPFRFELFRKYGDHDIDPYQVSEPCPDYGQAKAALKAELDTLLRATSGAVELVIALPDNYLSEEPLHQWRRPRDGRPFSRFVMRLRRSNTWEKDAEQSAELEQRFRRLRARAEQGLLWLECADPRSMDLPGLQDLFADPEPAALDGIAVVEPPSAEVLTAAQSNALPVTLWRIDRCAAHPTGIDCPGTEFREALLERMHGVPPEEWHPLIWREQRSSAISDARDRLWRRIICIFDKPGESVRSYPLSGPEPTRRDAV; this is encoded by the coding sequence CCGGCATAGACGGATTCCTGCTCGATGCCACCGCCATCGTGTACGAGGACGCGCGGGCGACCCGGGCGATCGGTACGGCGTTCCGGGTGGCGCCGGAATATGTGGTCACCGCAGGGCATGTGGCCGATGCGGTGGATACCCGATGCTTTCTCGGATTCGGCGCCGATCTGGATGCGGCGTCGGCGCGGGTGGTCGCACGCTTCAGCGGGCCGCGCAGCGGCAGAGGCGACTGGAGTTTCGATGATCTGGCGGTGCTGCGGCTCGAGGAGCCTGATCGGGTGGCGGCGCCCTGTGTCCTGCTTGCCGAGCCGGTAATGACTTTGGGCGATGAATTGATCGCCTGCGCCATGAACGGGATCTTCCAGGAGGAATTCCTGGAGATCTACCGTGCACCGGAGGCCAGGGCGCCCGGCGAACCGCACGCCGGGTATCGGGTGCGGCACGTCCACGAGGGCGGCTGGTTCACCATCGACGGTCATCGCGCGGTAGTGCCGGGGATGTCGGGCGGGCCGGTGTATTCGGTGCGGCACGGCGGCGTGGCGGGCTTCATGAAGGGCAGCGAGAATCGCGACGCCACCGGCGGTGTCGTGGTGCTGCTGCTGGACGGCTTGCGCCGGCTCTGCGACCGGGAGTTGTACGAGGACTTGGTGGTATCGCATGACGCCTACCACCGTCCGGGCGGCGACTCGTCCTGGTCGGATCATCTGACCGGCCGGGATGCGGTGGTCCGGCGGTGGCTGGTGCGCATCCTGGGTGTGCTGGCCCGGCTCCCGCGGGGCCAGGCCCAGGATGTGCCACCCGGGTTGGTGGACCTGCTGTTCCGAGATTTCCTGCCGCCCCCGGCGGATCGGTTCGTGGTGCTGCGGGATCTCGCGGAATATCTCGGCACGCAGTCCACGAATCCGGCCTACGACCTGGCCCGATTTTGTGTGCTCACCGCACAAAATATTGCGCCGCAACCGGATTCGGGGATAGCCGAAGAACTCTGCACGCTGGCGGAACAAATGTTGCCACCGCGCCAGCGCGCCGGATTCCGGCATCAATTTCCGTGTGCGGGCGCGGTTCAGCCCGCTACCACCACGGTATTCGGCGTCATCCGGGCCGAGGAGGTTCCGTGGGTGGGCGCCGAGCCGCCGCCATTTCGGTTCGAGCTGTTCCGCAAGTACGGCGACCATGACATCGATCCGTATCAGGTGTCCGAGCCGTGCCCGGATTACGGTCAGGCCAAAGCCGCGTTGAAAGCGGAACTGGACACCCTGCTGCGTGCCACCAGCGGTGCGGTCGAGCTCGTGATCGCCTTGCCCGACAACTATCTGTCGGAGGAGCCGCTGCACCAGTGGCGGCGGCCGCGCGACGGCCGCCCGTTCAGCCGGTTTGTGATGCGCTTGCGGCGCAGCAATACCTGGGAGAAGGACGCCGAGCAGTCCGCCGAACTCGAACAGCGCTTTCGCCGGTTGCGTGCGCGCGCCGAACAGGGGTTGCTGTGGTTGGAATGCGCGGATCCGCGTTCGATGGACCTGCCGGGATTGCAGGACCTGTTCGCCGATCCGGAACCGGCCGCCCTGGACGGGATCGCGGTGGTCGAGCCGCCCAGCGCCGAGGTGCTGACCGCGGCGCAATCCAACGCCCTGCCGGTGACGCTGTGGCGGATCGACCGATGTGCGGCGCACCCGACGGGAATCGATTGCCCGGGAACCGAATTCAGGGAGGCGCTGCTGGAACGGATGCACGGTGTGCCCCCGGAGGAGTGGCACCCCCTGATTTGGCGAGAACAACGGAGCAGCGCGATCTCCGACGCGCGCGACCGCTTGTGGAGGAGAATCATCTGCATCTTCGATAAGCCTGGGGAAAGCGTGCGGTCGTACCCGTTGTCGGGGCCGGAGCCGACTCGGAGGGATGCGGTATGA